A single genomic interval of Aegicerativicinus sediminis harbors:
- a CDS encoding hybrid sensor histidine kinase/response regulator transcription factor — MLTSRYLIFFAVCVFPFWLISQNNIEFQQLLGENVSTQSITYAITQDSVGNVWIASEEGVLKHNSQFYKIYNIYNGLPESASNRTSEIFYDSKGRIWIGLEKGVGLYNPELDIFDLITIPNEPNPSLVNAIIEDKQGDIWIGAFNGLWKISKIEGELILERILADPHVQDITCVENQIILGTNSGLFKLNKGQNQIFEIPFNQPDKNISYTGMIKNNVLVGTKTGQLYSTTKNLDDWQSIELVNTKNSPINDVVQDEDGRIYVGTDGSGIIVLDSLYNRIDHYHEDVDNLGSISSNGVYDLFIGNEDILWVATYGGGINYFDSNKLPFIKIQHRINDKNSIAANFTRAIEIDNNGNYWFGTKQGVSFWNRKNNEWRHFKSLADEGKSNPDIVMCMEKDANSIWVGTYNNGLYKINIDNFDISPISALQPELILKRIYSLFKDSNGNLWMGGIDAPLSVIRPNGRIDTYPIQPIKNIQESSTGAIYAVGRNGVYVINDDTKKFRIITELSPNNSLPYSTVSSISELSDGKLLLATNGAGLLFYDPNTSKISRITVNNGLPSDIAQGIVIKNDQNYWISTARGLAQVVTNKRDTMINLFDKRDGLASSEFNYGSYAKLSDSLYAFGGVDGVTLFNPAEIQEQVYEPSLVFNDLKLDNQSVNIGSNPLKTHVNETDKLVLNHDQNSLEISFTGILHSTSSKVNYSWVLEGYQNNWSEPSPTNFATFTNLEPGDYIFKAKAMNKFGRFGPERQLAIEIKSPWWATNKAYLVYVLLFIALLYVAIYFSSIYINKKNAEEQINFFNNITHEIKTPLAVLLSSLENVSENESSVEQSSKRIKTTIKRINSLFEQMLNFHKVTSVENLELDIVEIHLNNHFKRIIKDFNPLVEERGLEVAFKNHWKDGVFYFDKDILNKIVLNLLSNAIKYSNDNGLILIDIFKTRANELRIEIRDNGLGIPKDQQKYILKKYYRARNAINSQSPGTGLGLMMVQRLIEKTKGDISFVSEEHKGTTFNVTLRNFKKEYFERVNQVVKLNPNPSILVTDQAEIDDFSNSRILIVEDNNELREQLVNKLSLNFQVFEAENGKQGIEKAQEIFPDIILTDLIMPEMDGMEMSRHIKSDINLNHIPIFMLTVLQNSNQKIESIESGISEYIEKPVDIKFLLAKIVNTLKWHKKLRSKYIHEGDSETANIYRNKQDQEFLQNLEETVLENLSDNNYSVIDLSKSFGMSRTSLYMKLKNLVDLSPQDFIIHTKLKHAKSLLVKGELSIKEVAYASGFSNPKYFSTAFKKFYNTTPSNFIESLQQE, encoded by the coding sequence TTGCTCACTTCAAGATATTTAATTTTTTTTGCGGTTTGTGTTTTCCCTTTTTGGTTGATTTCCCAGAATAATATTGAATTTCAACAATTGTTGGGTGAAAACGTTTCTACCCAGAGCATTACTTATGCCATTACACAGGATAGTGTAGGCAATGTCTGGATTGCTTCAGAAGAGGGTGTTCTCAAGCACAATTCACAATTTTATAAAATATACAATATATATAATGGATTGCCAGAATCAGCTAGCAACCGTACATCAGAAATTTTCTATGACTCGAAAGGGAGAATTTGGATTGGACTTGAAAAGGGGGTCGGCCTCTACAACCCGGAGTTGGATATTTTTGATTTAATAACAATTCCCAACGAGCCTAATCCTTCCTTGGTAAATGCCATAATAGAAGATAAACAGGGAGATATCTGGATTGGTGCCTTTAATGGGTTATGGAAAATTTCAAAAATTGAAGGCGAACTTATTCTGGAACGAATTCTGGCAGATCCACATGTACAAGATATTACCTGTGTGGAAAACCAAATAATCCTTGGCACAAATTCAGGACTCTTCAAATTAAATAAAGGACAAAATCAAATTTTTGAAATCCCCTTTAATCAACCGGATAAAAATATATCCTATACAGGAATGATTAAAAACAACGTTTTGGTTGGTACTAAAACTGGTCAGTTATATTCCACTACTAAAAATTTGGATGATTGGCAGTCAATTGAATTAGTAAACACCAAAAATTCTCCTATTAATGATGTTGTGCAAGATGAGGATGGAAGAATTTATGTTGGCACAGACGGGTCTGGAATCATTGTTTTGGACTCCCTATACAATCGTATAGACCATTACCATGAAGATGTGGACAATTTAGGCTCCATTAGCAGTAATGGTGTTTATGATTTGTTTATTGGAAACGAGGATATTTTGTGGGTTGCCACATATGGCGGTGGAATCAATTACTTCGATTCAAATAAACTTCCATTTATAAAAATTCAACATAGAATTAATGACAAAAATAGTATTGCTGCCAATTTTACGCGTGCGATAGAAATCGACAACAATGGTAATTATTGGTTCGGCACCAAACAAGGAGTAAGTTTTTGGAATAGAAAAAATAATGAATGGCGCCATTTTAAATCATTGGCTGACGAAGGGAAGTCTAATCCAGACATTGTTATGTGTATGGAAAAAGACGCTAATTCAATTTGGGTTGGCACCTATAACAATGGACTTTATAAAATAAATATAGACAATTTTGATATTTCCCCCATAAGTGCTCTACAACCAGAATTGATTTTGAAAAGAATTTACAGCCTTTTTAAAGATTCAAATGGAAATCTTTGGATGGGCGGTATAGACGCACCTTTGAGTGTAATACGACCAAACGGAAGAATTGACACCTACCCCATACAACCGATTAAAAATATCCAAGAATCTTCAACTGGTGCAATATACGCAGTTGGAAGAAATGGGGTTTATGTCATAAATGACGACACCAAAAAATTCCGAATTATTACAGAATTATCACCCAATAATTCATTGCCATATTCCACAGTCAGTTCAATTAGTGAATTAAGTGACGGCAAACTGCTCCTAGCCACCAATGGGGCGGGGCTACTTTTTTATGACCCCAACACCTCTAAAATATCCAGAATTACGGTTAATAATGGTTTGCCTTCAGATATAGCTCAAGGAATAGTAATAAAAAATGATCAAAATTATTGGATAAGTACGGCAAGAGGCTTAGCGCAGGTCGTAACAAATAAAAGGGATACTATGATCAATCTTTTTGACAAAAGGGACGGTCTAGCAAGTTCGGAATTTAATTATGGTAGTTACGCAAAACTGTCCGATAGTCTTTATGCATTTGGAGGTGTTGATGGTGTTACACTATTCAATCCAGCAGAAATACAGGAACAAGTCTATGAGCCGTCATTGGTTTTTAATGACCTAAAATTAGATAACCAATCTGTGAATATTGGCTCAAATCCGTTAAAAACTCATGTAAATGAAACGGACAAATTGGTATTAAACCACGACCAAAATTCATTGGAAATCAGTTTTACAGGTATTCTCCATAGCACTTCATCCAAAGTAAATTATTCATGGGTTTTGGAAGGCTACCAAAACAATTGGTCTGAACCCTCTCCTACTAACTTCGCAACGTTTACCAATTTGGAGCCAGGCGATTATATTTTTAAAGCAAAAGCCATGAATAAGTTCGGCCGTTTTGGTCCGGAAAGGCAGTTGGCCATAGAAATAAAGTCGCCATGGTGGGCAACTAACAAAGCTTATTTAGTTTATGTCTTACTCTTTATCGCCTTACTATACGTGGCAATTTATTTTAGTTCGATTTACATCAACAAGAAAAATGCAGAGGAACAAATTAACTTTTTCAACAATATTACCCATGAGATTAAAACTCCCTTAGCCGTATTGTTATCTTCCTTGGAAAACGTCTCAGAAAATGAAAGTTCGGTTGAGCAATCCTCGAAACGTATTAAGACTACCATTAAGCGCATAAATTCACTATTCGAGCAAATGCTTAATTTCCACAAGGTCACTTCGGTGGAAAACCTAGAGTTGGATATAGTTGAAATTCACCTTAACAACCATTTTAAAAGAATTATAAAAGATTTTAACCCTCTTGTTGAAGAGAGAGGGTTAGAGGTTGCTTTTAAAAATCATTGGAAGGATGGGGTTTTTTATTTCGATAAAGACATTCTGAATAAAATTGTGTTGAATTTGCTTTCCAATGCAATTAAATACAGTAATGATAATGGTTTAATTTTAATAGATATCTTCAAGACCAGAGCAAACGAATTGCGAATTGAAATAAGGGATAACGGTCTTGGCATACCAAAAGATCAACAGAAATATATTCTTAAAAAATATTATCGCGCTAGAAATGCGATAAATAGTCAAAGTCCTGGAACAGGGTTGGGATTAATGATGGTTCAACGGCTGATAGAGAAAACCAAAGGTGATATCAGCTTTGTCAGCGAAGAACATAAGGGCACAACATTTAATGTTACACTACGAAATTTTAAAAAGGAGTATTTTGAAAGAGTTAATCAAGTGGTTAAACTCAATCCAAATCCTTCAATTTTAGTAACCGATCAAGCTGAAATTGATGATTTTAGCAATAGCCGTATTCTAATTGTAGAGGACAACAATGAATTGCGAGAACAATTAGTAAATAAATTAAGTTTGAATTTTCAGGTATTTGAAGCCGAAAATGGAAAACAAGGAATTGAAAAGGCACAGGAGATATTTCCTGATATCATCCTAACCGATTTGATCATGCCTGAGATGGACGGGATGGAGATGTCTCGACACATTAAATCGGATATCAATCTTAATCATATACCAATTTTTATGTTAACCGTGCTTCAAAATTCTAACCAAAAAATTGAAAGCATCGAGAGTGGGATTTCAGAATACATAGAAAAGCCAGTAGATATAAAATTCTTATTGGCAAAGATTGTAAACACCTTAAAATGGCATAAAAAACTTCGAAGCAAATACATTCATGAGGGAGATTCAGAAACTGCTAATATTTATCGAAATAAACAAGATCAAGAATTTTTACAAAATCTAGAGGAAACGGTCCTCGAAAATCTATCAGATAACAACTATTCAGTAATAGACTTATCAAAAAGTTTTGGGATGAGCAGGACTTCATTATATATGAAGCTAAAAAACTTAGTTGATCTTTCCCCTCAGGATTTTATCATTCACACAAAATTGAAACATGCAAAATCTTTGTTAGTTAAAGGTGAATTGAGCATTAAAGAAGTTGCTTATGCATCTGGATTTTCAAATCCAAAATATTTCAGCACAGCCTTTAAAAAATTCTATAATACGACCCCTTCAAATTTCATTGAAAGCTTACAACAGGAATAA
- a CDS encoding SusC/RagA family TonB-linked outer membrane protein produces the protein MKLTKFLIMFVLFLPIGAWAQLTVTGTVTDDTNFPLPGASILVKGTTKGEVTNIDGRFTISLDKTPATLIISYIGYVTKEVSITNQTTINITLETNQEQLDEVVVIGYGEVDKKDLTGSVTSLEPQQSVVNQAQGVESLLQGRAAGVLVSANSNEPGATTSIKIRGTNSLTSNTEPLYVIDGIIMDSASEDTVDPLQGGNSYLSAQNGITGVNPRDIEDIVILKDASATAIYGSRGANGVIIITTKKGKSGKAKFSYSTTTRIGTVTNDIEVLNTDDYIAYQNETRTINDANPKFYVYPDGSYAVFTNSEEYMLENSDNIARLEGINWSDDTYKSSVSTNHRITASGGSENGNYYFAGGYTKTEGVVPRAFAKSVDFNANLNNDLTDKLKLSTKISAFFGEYSASKGTEDLGGNNSNMVRQIISGAPILDYGDNFFGDTADFDDFLDGPRAWISDYDDLAKEIRLLGALTLDYKISKVFTYNVKLGTDYRSKERKLWYGTGIFRGNTVNGEAGIAHLSRFRYNLDNTIRFNKRFNKNHRLNGTVGVVIDQRFIQQESQTASGFPIKDLRADGISNGEVVQQPFFNRENESLLSFLGRINYTLYNKYLLTFSYRADGSSKFAKGNRWGHFPAVAFAWKINEENFLQNSETVTDLKLRLGWGLTGNQNIPNYRYLTWFDTTGTPYSDGSGNPLLGVVPPLLANPDLVWETTSQYNAGIDLGFGENRVTFTGDVFYKKITDLLIDVPIPPSNSYESFYNNQGSLINKGIELALSADIISTKNFKWNVYGNIAFIKNEIDDLGIPPGPWGTQTYSAFLGRRISGGNHFKVPANIFIQGKAPALFWGYATDGIVNDDSELANAPAFQGTPAQLGDVLLVDQNGDGNITETDLTIIGDPNPDFNYGFGSNFEFKGVSLSLFFNGVQGNDIANGNLLREGYASGANSDNIRTEAYFNAWRPDNPDGTYPRINYDFVTSSGFTDRIVEDGSFLRLSYVTLGYNIPVSETGFLDSASISVSGQNLLLFTNYSGFDPEVNSFSYDPLRVGVDWNSFPNQKSYSISLNLSF, from the coding sequence ATGAAACTAACAAAGTTTTTAATAATGTTTGTGCTGTTTTTACCAATTGGTGCCTGGGCACAATTAACGGTAACCGGAACAGTAACAGACGACACAAATTTCCCCCTTCCTGGGGCCTCTATATTGGTAAAAGGTACTACTAAAGGTGAGGTGACAAACATTGATGGTCGCTTTACCATAAGCCTTGATAAAACACCAGCAACATTAATTATCAGTTACATCGGTTATGTAACTAAAGAGGTCTCTATTACAAATCAAACTACAATTAATATTACGCTTGAAACTAATCAAGAACAATTAGATGAGGTCGTAGTAATTGGCTACGGTGAGGTTGACAAAAAGGACCTTACCGGTTCAGTAACTTCATTAGAGCCTCAGCAAAGTGTAGTTAATCAAGCTCAGGGAGTTGAAAGTCTATTGCAAGGTAGAGCCGCAGGGGTTTTAGTTAGTGCAAATAGCAATGAGCCAGGTGCAACAACAAGTATAAAAATTAGAGGTACCAACAGTTTAACGAGCAATACAGAACCCTTATATGTTATTGATGGAATTATCATGGATTCTGCTTCGGAAGACACTGTAGATCCCTTACAAGGAGGAAATAGTTATTTGTCTGCACAAAATGGAATTACAGGTGTTAACCCACGAGATATTGAAGATATTGTTATCCTAAAAGACGCCTCCGCAACGGCAATTTATGGATCAAGGGGAGCAAATGGTGTTATAATAATAACGACTAAAAAAGGGAAATCAGGGAAGGCAAAATTCAGTTATAGTACCACAACCAGGATAGGAACTGTTACAAACGACATAGAGGTTCTAAATACAGACGATTATATCGCTTACCAAAATGAAACGCGAACAATTAATGACGCAAACCCTAAATTTTATGTATATCCGGATGGTTCTTATGCTGTTTTTACAAATAGCGAAGAATATATGTTAGAAAACTCCGACAACATAGCGAGGTTAGAAGGTATAAACTGGAGTGACGACACTTACAAGTCTTCCGTTTCGACAAACCATAGAATAACAGCATCTGGAGGAAGCGAAAACGGCAATTACTATTTCGCAGGAGGCTATACAAAAACCGAAGGCGTTGTACCCAGAGCCTTTGCAAAAAGTGTCGATTTTAATGCTAATCTGAATAATGATTTAACAGATAAACTAAAATTATCTACTAAAATATCTGCCTTTTTTGGAGAATACTCAGCTTCGAAAGGCACAGAAGATTTGGGCGGTAATAATAGTAATATGGTGAGGCAAATTATCTCTGGTGCACCAATATTAGATTATGGCGACAATTTCTTTGGAGATACTGCCGACTTTGATGATTTCCTAGATGGGCCAAGAGCTTGGATAAGTGATTATGATGATTTGGCTAAGGAAATAAGATTGCTAGGTGCCCTTACACTAGATTATAAAATCTCTAAAGTTTTTACTTATAATGTCAAACTGGGTACCGATTACCGTAGCAAAGAAAGAAAACTATGGTATGGCACAGGAATTTTTCGAGGTAATACGGTCAATGGAGAGGCAGGTATTGCTCATCTCTCACGTTTCAGATACAACTTAGATAATACCATAAGATTCAACAAGAGGTTTAATAAAAACCATCGCCTAAATGGTACAGTTGGTGTCGTTATCGACCAACGCTTTATTCAGCAAGAATCTCAAACCGCTTCCGGTTTTCCAATTAAAGATTTGAGAGCCGATGGAATATCCAATGGTGAAGTGGTACAGCAGCCATTTTTCAATCGTGAGAACGAATCGTTACTTTCCTTTTTGGGAAGAATTAATTATACCCTTTACAATAAATATTTACTTACGTTTAGTTATCGTGCTGATGGTAGTAGCAAATTTGCCAAAGGAAATCGATGGGGACATTTTCCAGCAGTTGCCTTTGCCTGGAAAATAAATGAGGAAAATTTTCTTCAAAATTCAGAAACAGTTACTGATTTAAAACTTCGTTTAGGATGGGGGCTTACTGGTAACCAAAATATTCCTAACTATAGGTACTTAACTTGGTTCGATACTACAGGCACTCCCTATTCAGACGGCTCAGGAAATCCACTTTTAGGTGTTGTTCCTCCCCTTTTGGCGAACCCTGATTTGGTTTGGGAAACCACAAGCCAATACAATGCTGGTATCGATTTAGGTTTCGGTGAGAACAGAGTAACCTTTACAGGAGATGTGTTTTATAAAAAGATTACGGATTTATTAATAGATGTACCTATTCCTCCTTCCAACTCTTATGAAAGTTTTTATAATAACCAAGGCTCATTGATAAACAAGGGAATTGAATTGGCTCTATCTGCTGATATAATCTCCACAAAAAATTTCAAGTGGAATGTTTATGGGAATATTGCATTCATTAAAAATGAAATTGATGATTTAGGAATTCCTCCCGGACCCTGGGGAACCCAAACCTATAGTGCCTTTTTAGGCCGAAGAATTTCTGGCGGAAACCATTTCAAAGTACCTGCCAACATTTTTATCCAAGGTAAAGCGCCAGCATTATTTTGGGGTTATGCTACTGATGGCATAGTAAACGATGATTCCGAATTAGCAAACGCACCAGCTTTTCAGGGAACGCCAGCACAATTGGGAGATGTTTTATTGGTTGATCAAAATGGAGATGGCAACATAACCGAAACTGATCTTACTATAATTGGAGATCCTAACCCTGATTTTAATTATGGTTTTGGATCTAACTTTGAATTCAAAGGCGTGTCCCTAAGTTTATTCTTTAATGGAGTTCAAGGAAACGACATCGCAAATGGCAACCTACTAAGAGAGGGTTATGCGAGTGGTGCAAATTCAGATAATATCCGAACAGAAGCTTATTTTAATGCATGGAGACCAGACAATCCTGACGGGACTTATCCACGCATCAATTACGATTTTGTAACAAGCTCAGGGTTTACCGATAGAATCGTAGAAGATGGTAGTTTTTTAAGGTTAAGCTACGTAACATTAGGTTACAACATACCTGTTTCTGAAACTGGATTTTTAGACAGTGCATCTATTTCCGTATCAGGTCAGAATTTGTTACTGTTTACAAATTATAGTGGCTTCGATCCAGAAGTAAATAGTTTCTCTTATGATCCTTTAAGAGTTGGTGTTGATTGGAACTCATTTCCAAACCAAAAATCTTATTCCATTTCACTTAATCTATCATTCTAA
- a CDS encoding RagB/SusD family nutrient uptake outer membrane protein: MKSFKIIFPLVFLTVSFLGCDEYLDEQPITKFYEGQIFSNEEGLETAVNGMYINFANYDYHGAHWHNIVPVMSGKFWSSQPANADATGLNCTSSNINLEGLWGGMYEAVNSANIIIQQLENSSVELSNEDVALGQAYLIRGITYFDLVRFWGGVPIKTSPATAEDLHTPRASKQEVYNLIISDLEQAKLLLPDFGEYRPERPVKYVANAYLAKVYMQLAGEDGGNPSFWQNAYDEAIQVYGKYSLVQTYAELFDDVTNRNTVESMFELNYSLAGGLRNSDVIRLYNPNGIFPNLPTFGRIRPNKETFDQHVEQYPGDPRIDASFFYESYVRANGNTQRIYPSVRNGANGYTALKKYTDPNYNGSTTLRNFIKLRYADVLLMLAEIENELNGPDNAYQYVNEVLNRARNTSTGETAEPANWSGLSKEDFRMRIMRERQYELLGEGHQFFDTRRRGYDYFLDEVVELHNNHPTINVGNRDYIYPVSVKNMLFPIPFSEISGNQKISQADQNPGY; encoded by the coding sequence ATGAAAAGTTTTAAAATCATATTTCCATTAGTGTTCTTAACAGTCAGTTTTTTAGGTTGTGACGAATATCTTGACGAGCAGCCAATTACCAAATTTTATGAAGGTCAAATTTTTTCTAATGAGGAAGGGTTAGAGACCGCTGTAAATGGGATGTATATTAATTTTGCGAATTACGATTATCATGGTGCGCATTGGCATAATATAGTTCCGGTAATGTCGGGTAAATTTTGGTCGAGTCAACCCGCTAATGCCGATGCTACTGGATTAAATTGCACCTCCTCTAATATCAATTTAGAAGGCCTTTGGGGAGGTATGTATGAGGCAGTCAATTCCGCCAATATAATAATTCAACAACTCGAAAATTCTTCTGTTGAATTATCCAATGAAGATGTAGCCCTAGGCCAGGCCTATTTAATTAGAGGAATCACCTATTTTGATTTAGTACGTTTTTGGGGGGGAGTACCCATAAAAACATCACCTGCAACTGCAGAAGATTTACATACGCCAAGAGCTTCAAAGCAAGAGGTTTATAACTTGATCATTTCAGATTTGGAGCAGGCCAAATTATTATTGCCTGATTTCGGGGAGTACCGTCCGGAAAGACCTGTGAAATATGTTGCGAATGCTTATTTGGCAAAAGTTTACATGCAATTAGCAGGTGAAGATGGGGGAAATCCATCGTTTTGGCAAAATGCGTATGACGAAGCTATTCAAGTCTATGGCAAATATTCACTGGTTCAGACCTATGCGGAACTATTTGATGACGTAACAAATAGGAATACCGTTGAATCAATGTTCGAATTGAATTATAGCTTGGCAGGTGGTCTCAGAAATTCGGATGTTATAAGATTGTATAATCCGAACGGAATTTTCCCTAATCTTCCAACCTTTGGACGTATTAGACCCAACAAGGAAACGTTTGATCAACATGTGGAACAATACCCAGGAGATCCGAGGATTGATGCTTCCTTTTTCTACGAATCTTATGTAAGAGCCAACGGAAATACCCAAAGAATTTATCCTTCTGTTAGAAATGGGGCAAACGGATATACGGCACTCAAAAAATATACAGATCCCAATTATAATGGGTCTACAACGTTACGAAATTTCATAAAATTGAGATATGCTGATGTCCTTTTAATGCTGGCTGAGATAGAAAATGAATTAAATGGCCCGGACAATGCATACCAATATGTAAACGAAGTTCTAAACCGAGCAAGGAACACTTCAACTGGCGAAACCGCTGAACCTGCCAATTGGTCTGGGTTATCCAAAGAAGATTTCAGAATGAGGATAATGCGTGAAAGACAATATGAGTTGTTGGGTGAAGGTCATCAATTCTTTGATACTAGAAGAAGAGGTTACGACTATTTTCTAGACGAAGTTGTTGAGTTACATAATAATCATCCAACTATTAATGTAGGCAACAGGGATTATATATATCCTGTAAGTGTGAAAAATATGTTATTTCCAATACCATTTTCTGAGATATCTGGAAACCAGAAAATTTCTCAAGCCGATCAAAACCCTGGTTACTAA
- a CDS encoding glycoside hydrolase family 3 N-terminal domain-containing protein has translation MKNLKMVHYLVLFLLMLFMGWTKSQTGTENSNSSKPIYLNPKNSVEDRVADLMKRMTLEEKVYQMCQYVGLEHMKKAEKDLTEEELDKNDAQGFYPGLFSKDVARMTTEGKIGSFLHVLTAEEANYLQELALKSRLKIPVLIGIDAIHGNALVSGTTVYPSPITQAATWDDALLETVSKQTALEMRATGSHWSFTPNIDVLRDPRWGRTGETFGEDPYLVGNMGVATIKGMQSNDFSGSDHVIACAKHLIAGSQSINGLNASPTDISKRTLFEIFLPPYKRAVKEANVFSIMAAHNEVNGVPAHMDNYMMTDLLRNRWGFNGFYVSDWNDVSRIDTWHHVAKDFKEASYMAVDAGLDMHMHGPLFSDYIVELVNEGKLPVERVNEACSKILEAKFKLGLFENPFIDLSRIENSIFKDTHQKTALEQARKGIVLQKNVGFLPIGNGQGKSILVLGPNANNQTILGDWASPQPEDKVVTVFEGIKILGEKKGFKVSLHKTAERSKDLTDLDISTAAEAAAEANTVVLVLGENSFRHDWANKTTGENIDRATLKLSGRQLELANAVLLKNKNVVVVYVSGSPIAEPELEANVKAVLNAWEPGSLGGQAIAEILFGEVNPSGKLPVTIPRSVGQLQMVYNHKPTAYIHKYNTEKKTPLHPFGFGLSYTTFEISEPVLSKTELRSESDVVQAKVTVKNTGDMEGEEVVQLYIRDNISSFTRPVKELKAYTRVQLKPGESKNVTLEIKSESLAFYDKEYNFVVEPGDFTIMTGNSSSDSSLKKTILSVPTLIKLKD, from the coding sequence ATGAAGAATCTAAAAATGGTACACTACCTCGTCCTTTTCCTACTCATGCTTTTTATGGGTTGGACAAAGTCGCAAACTGGTACCGAAAATTCAAATTCTTCTAAGCCAATTTACCTTAACCCTAAAAATTCTGTTGAAGATAGGGTTGCCGACCTGATGAAACGGATGACACTTGAGGAGAAAGTTTATCAAATGTGTCAATACGTTGGGCTTGAACACATGAAGAAGGCCGAAAAAGATTTAACTGAGGAAGAATTAGACAAAAATGATGCTCAAGGATTTTATCCGGGTTTATTTAGTAAAGACGTAGCCCGAATGACAACTGAAGGTAAAATAGGCTCATTTCTTCATGTTTTAACTGCAGAAGAGGCTAATTACCTTCAAGAACTGGCATTAAAATCTAGATTAAAAATTCCAGTTTTAATTGGCATCGATGCCATTCATGGTAATGCTTTGGTTAGTGGAACAACTGTTTACCCCTCTCCAATTACACAGGCAGCAACTTGGGATGACGCTCTTCTAGAAACAGTTAGCAAACAGACCGCCTTGGAAATGCGAGCCACCGGTTCACATTGGTCTTTTACTCCAAATATAGATGTGTTACGAGATCCTCGTTGGGGCAGAACTGGCGAAACATTTGGAGAAGACCCCTATTTAGTTGGAAATATGGGAGTTGCCACTATTAAAGGTATGCAATCGAATGATTTTAGCGGTAGTGACCACGTCATTGCATGTGCCAAACATTTAATTGCTGGTAGCCAATCAATTAATGGATTAAACGCCTCTCCTACAGATATCTCTAAGCGTACGTTATTTGAAATATTTCTTCCTCCTTATAAAAGAGCGGTTAAAGAAGCTAACGTGTTTTCCATTATGGCGGCGCACAATGAAGTGAATGGCGTACCAGCACATATGGATAATTATATGATGACTGATCTGCTTCGGAACCGCTGGGGGTTTAATGGTTTTTACGTCAGTGACTGGAATGATGTTTCTCGTATTGATACATGGCATCATGTTGCCAAAGATTTTAAGGAGGCATCATATATGGCTGTTGATGCAGGATTGGACATGCATATGCATGGACCGCTTTTTTCTGATTATATTGTTGAATTAGTTAATGAAGGAAAACTTCCCGTTGAAAGGGTAAATGAGGCATGTTCAAAGATATTAGAGGCTAAATTCAAATTAGGATTATTTGAGAATCCCTTTATTGATCTTTCCAGAATTGAAAATTCCATATTTAAGGATACTCATCAAAAAACAGCCTTAGAACAAGCAAGAAAAGGAATTGTACTTCAAAAAAATGTTGGATTTCTTCCGATTGGCAATGGACAAGGAAAAAGTATTTTAGTTTTAGGACCTAATGCAAACAACCAAACAATACTTGGTGATTGGGCTTCTCCACAACCAGAAGATAAAGTAGTAACCGTTTTCGAAGGGATTAAAATTTTAGGAGAGAAAAAAGGCTTTAAGGTGTCTTTGCATAAAACTGCCGAACGATCCAAGGATTTAACAGATTTAGATATTTCAACTGCTGCAGAAGCTGCTGCAGAAGCTAATACTGTGGTATTAGTTTTGGGCGAAAACTCTTTTAGGCACGACTGGGCAAATAAAACCACTGGTGAGAATATTGATAGAGCCACCTTAAAATTATCCGGCAGACAATTAGAGTTAGCAAATGCTGTTTTATTAAAAAATAAAAATGTTGTGGTTGTTTATGTAAGTGGTAGCCCGATAGCAGAACCAGAATTAGAAGCGAATGTTAAGGCTGTTTTGAATGCTTGGGAGCCTGGTTCACTTGGGGGGCAAGCAATTGCAGAAATACTTTTTGGAGAAGTTAATCCTAGTGGAAAACTTCCTGTTACCATACCTAGAAGTGTAGGGCAATTACAAATGGTTTATAACCATAAACCAACGGCTTATATCCATAAATACAATACCGAGAAAAAAACTCCATTACATCCATTCGGATTTGGGTTGAGTTATACAACATTTGAAATCTCAGAACCCGTTTTATCAAAAACTGAATTAAGGTCTGAGTCAGATGTTGTACAAGCAAAAGTTACCGTTAAAAATACTGGGGATATGGAAGGGGAAGAAGTAGTACAACTATACATTAGGGATAATATTAGCTCCTTCACTAGACCGGTAAAAGAACTGAAAGCATATACTCGCGTTCAACTAAAACCAGGTGAATCCAAAAACGTAACCCTTGAAATTAAATCGGAAAGTTTAGCCTTTTATGATAAGGAATACAATTTTGTTGTTGAGCCAGGAGATTTTACGATTATGACTGGAAATTCTTCTTCTGACAGCTCATTGAAAAAGACAATTCTTTCTGTACCTACCCTAATTAAGTTAAAAGACTAA